GGTACCACATTACTCCTCCGATCACGACTGCCGTAGCGTTCCGCCTGGGAAGCGCGGCTAGAGGCGCACAGGGATTCAGCCAGTTCGCAAATCCGGATGTTGATCGCGGCACGGCCCCCCCGATATATATATACGATCGGATGGACGAACCGTGCTCGGGCCTGCTCGAAGAGACGCTCGCGTTTGCGGAAAAGGGGGAGTGCGCGGTGTGTTACGGCACTGGTATGGCGGCGATCAGCGCAGCGATCGGCGTCCACGTCAAGTCCGGCGAGCACCTGTGTTACCATCCGGCGATCTACGGCGCCACTTACAGTTACATTGTGAAGTGGCTCGACCGGTTCGGCGTCAGCAGCACGGCCGTGAGTTTTGAAGATATGCAAGCCCTGGGGGACGCCGTCAAGCCGGAGACCAGGGTGCTTTTCTTCGAGACGCCGTGCAACCCGACCATGGAGTTGATCGACCTGGCGGCTGTCGCAGAGTTCGCGGAAAAGATCAACGCCGACCGGCCGCCGGAGAGCAGACTGGTCACGATCATCGACAACACTTTCGCCTCGCCGTCAGGCCAGCGGCCTCTTCCGTTCGGCATCGACTTTTCGATCCACAGTCTCACGAAGCACATAAGCGGATTCGGCGCGACGATGGGCGGAGTTGTAGTTGGCCCTCGATCGAAGGAGACCGACCTGCTGCAATGCCGTTCGCTCCTCGGTGGGTCAATCTCCCCGGACGCTGCGTGGCACATTCTGACCTACGGCGTGCCGTCGCTCGCCATGCGGCTGGAGAAGCAGCAGGAGATCGCGCAGGTTGTGGCGGAGGCGCTTGAGAGCCATCCCAAAGTCGCAAAGGTCTTTTATCCTGGGCTGGACTCCTTCGAGCAGAAAGATCTGGCACGACGGCAGATGCTGGACTTCGACGGAAACTTCGCGCCGGGATCGATGATCTACTTCGTGCTGGCAGGAGACTACGAGCAGTCCTACAAGAGCGCGGTAATCGTGAGCGACTACATCGCCGACAACGCGCTCAGTGTGACGCTGGCTGTCTCTTTAGGAC
This region of Armatimonadota bacterium genomic DNA includes:
- a CDS encoding PLP-dependent transferase, whose amino-acid sequence is MAREDQYRDRSVLIHGKFKSEKWDFRYHITPPITTAVAFRLGSAARGAQGFSQFANPDVDRGTAPPIYIYDRMDEPCSGLLEETLAFAEKGECAVCYGTGMAAISAAIGVHVKSGEHLCYHPAIYGATYSYIVKWLDRFGVSSTAVSFEDMQALGDAVKPETRVLFFETPCNPTMELIDLAAVAEFAEKINADRPPESRLVTIIDNTFASPSGQRPLPFGIDFSIHSLTKHISGFGATMGGVVVGPRSKETDLLQCRSLLGGSISPDAAWHILTYGVPSLAMRLEKQQEIAQVVAEALESHPKVAKVFYPGLDSFEQKDLARRQMLDFDGNFAPGSMIYFVLAGDYEQSYKSAVIVSDYIADNALSVTLAVSLGQIRTLMEHPASMTHSSIPPEEQVSAGILPGGIRLSVGIEDVNDIVRDLTEALDSLD